The DNA region TCGGCCGCGTGCTCGCGATCGAGATCCTCACCGGCGCCCGCGCCCTCGACCTGCGCGCCCAGCTGCAGGCCGGACCCGCGACCGGAGCCGTGCGCGACCTGGTCCGCACCGTGGCCGACGGCCCCGGACCCGACCGCTTCCTCTCGCCGGAGATGGAAGCCGTCACCGCCCTCGTCCAGTCGGGCGACGTCGCCCGCATCGCAAAGGAGCACACTCATGGCTGAGTCCACCGCATCCGACACCACCGCATCCGACACCACCGCATCCGCCGCTCCGGTCTCCGGACCCCGCGTCGTCCGGGCCGCCAGGGGCAACCAGCGGACCGCGAAGAGCTGGGGCGCGGAAGCCGCCAAGCGCATGCTGATGAACAACCTCGACCCCGAGGTGGCCGAGCACCCCGAAGACCTGGTGGTATACGGCGGCACCGGCAAGGCCGCCCGCAGCTGGGACGCCTACGACGTGATCGTGCGCACCCTCGACGAGCTCGAGCCCGACGAGACCTTGCTGGTGCAGTCGGGCAAGCCGGTCGGCGTCTTCCGCACGCACGAGTGGGCACCGCGTGTACTCATCGCCAACTCGAACCTGGTCGGCGACTGGGCGACCTGGCCGGAGTTCCGCAAGCTCGAAGAGCTCGGCCTCATCATGTACGGGCAGATGACCGCCGGATCCTGGATCTACATCGGCACGCAGGGCATCCTGCAGGGCACCTACGAGACGTTCGCCGCCGTCGCCCGCTCGCTCGGCCGTGACTCGCTCCGTGGCACGCTCACCCTCACGGGCGGAGCCGGCGGGATGGGCGGTGCCCAGCCGCTGGCGGTGACCATGAACGACGGGGTGGTGCTGATCGTCGACGTCGACGAGTCGCGTCTCGTCCGTCGCGTGGAGCACGGCTACCTCGACGAGTACACGACCGACCTCGATGCGGCCGTCGCCCGAGTGCTCGCCGCCAAGGATGCAGCGGAGGCCCTCTCGGTCGGCGTGGTCGGCAACGCGGCCGAGGTGTTCCCCGAGCTGCGGCGTCGCGGTGTGCCGATCGACATCGTGACCGACCAGACCAGCGCCCACGACCCGCTCGCCTACCTCCCGCTCGGCATCGCCGTGGCGGACTGGAAGGCGGAAGCCGAGCGCGACCCCGAGGAGTTCACCCGCCGCTCGCGTGCGTCGATGGCCGCTCACGTCGAGGCGATGGTGGCGTTCCAGGATGCGGGGGCCGCGGTGTTCGACTACGGCAACTCGATCCGTGCCGAAGCGCAGCTGGGCGGTTTCGCCCGTGCGTTCGAGTTCCCCGGATTCGTGCCGGCGTACATCCGCCCGCAGTTCGAGGAAGGACGCGGACCGTTCCGCTGGGCAGCGCTCTCCGGCGACCCGGAAGACATCTACAAGACCGACCGCGCGATCGCCGAGCTCTTCCCCGAAGACGCCGCCCTGCATCGCTGGCTCGAGAAGGCCGGCGAGAAGGTGCACTTCGAGGGGCTGCCCGCCCGCATCTGCTGGCTCGGCTACAAGGAGCGCCACCTCGCCGGACTCAAGTTCAACGAGATGGTCGCGTCGGGCGAGCTGTCAGCTCCGATCGTGATCGGTCGCGACCACCTCGACTCCGGCTCGGTGGCATCGCCGTACCGCGAGACCGAGGCGATGAAGGACGGCTCCGACGCGATCGCCGACTGGCCGCTGCTGAACGCCCTGCTCAACACGGCATCCGGCGCGTCCTGGGTGTCGCTGCACCACGGTGGCGGTGTCGGCATCGGCCGTTCCATCCACGCCGGTCAGGTCACCGTCGCCGACGGCACGCAACTCGCGGCCGAGAAGCTGGAGCGCGTGCTGACGAACGACCCCGGCACCGGCGTGATGCGTCACGTCGACGCCGGCTATGAGCACGCCCGCGAGGTCGCCCGCGAGCGCGGCCTCAAGGTGCCGATGCTCTGAGAGGCTCAGGACATGGCAACGCTCATCACGAACATCGCGGAACTGACCACGAACGTCGCTACGGGTGACGACCCCACCGGGACCCTCACCGATGCCGCGGTGCTGATCGAGGGCGAGCGGATCGCGTGGGTCGGCGCCGCCGCGGAGGCGCCGACCGCCGACGAGGTCGTGGACGCCGGGGAGCGTGCGATGACCCCCGGATTCGTCGACAGCCACAGCCACCTCGTCTTCGGGGGCGATCGTGCCTCCGAGTTCGAGGCGCGCATGGCGGGGCAGAAGTACGCCGCCGGCGGCATCCGCTCCACCGTCGCCGCCACCCGCGCCGCGAGCGATGACGAGCTGCGCGCACGTCTGCGGGGCTTCCTCGACGAGATGCTCGCACAGGGCACCACGACGGTCGAGATCAAGAGCGGCTACGGGCTGAGCGTCGCCGACGAGGAGCGCCTGGTGCGCCTGGCCGCCGAGGTGACGCCCGAGGTGACATTCCTCGGGGCGCACGTCGTCCCGGCGGAGTACGCCGACCGCGCCGACGAGTACGTCGATCTGGTCACGGGTCCCATGCTCGACGCCTGCGCTGCGTACGCGAAGTGGATCGACGTCTTCTGCGAGACCGGTGCGTTCACGGTGGAGCAGTCGCGGCGCGTGCTGGAGGCCGGCATCGCGCGCGGACTCGCGCCCCGCGTGCACGCGAGCCAGCTCGGCCCGGGCGAGGGCGTGCGGCTGGCCGTCGAGCTCGGCGCGGCATCCATCGACCACGGCACGTACCTGACGGATGCCGACATCGACGCCCTCGCCGGATCCGACACCGTGCTCACGCTGCTGCCGGGAGTCGAGTTCTCGACGCGGCAGCCGTATCCGGACGCGCGCCGTCTGATCGACGCGGGAGTGACCGTGGCGCTGGCGTGCGACACGAACCCGGGCTCGAGCTTCACCTCATCGATGCCGTTCTGCATCGCGGTCGCCGTGCGCGACATGGGGATGACCCCGGCCGAAGCCGTGTGGGCGGCGACCGCCGGCGGCGCGAAGGCGCTGCGTCGGGACGACATCGGCGTGATCGCGCCCGGTGCCAGGGCCGACCTCGTGCTGCTGGACGCACCGACGCGCATCCACCTCGCCTACCGTCCGGGAGTGCCGCTCGTGCGCACCGTCTGGAAGGACGGCCGGACGATCGGCTGAGACCGAACCCCCGCCGACCGCCCAACCACCGACCGCCCAACCGCCGACCGCTCAGCCGATCGCCCCGCTCAGCCGATCGACCCGCTTTAGCCCAGAGCCTGCGCGACGACGACCGCGGCTGCGGCCGACCATGCCTGCGGGCGGCAGGCCGCGGGATAGGGAAGGGGCGCGCCACCGGGAACGAGGGCATCGCCCGCGTGCAGCTCGGGAACGCGGTACTCGAAGCCCTCCGCGAGGTCGAGCAGCTGCTCGGCGACCATCCGCGCGTCGGTGTCGAGCCCGGCGCGCATCATGCCGTGCACGGCGATCGCGGTGTCATGTGCCCAGACGCTGCCGCCGTGATAGCTCAGCGGCCAGTAGCCGGCGGCTTCGGTCGACATCGTGCGGATGCCGTAGCCGCTCGACATGCTCGGTGCGGTCAGCAGCGCCGCACAGGCCTGTTCCTCCTCCGGGTCGAGGATGCCGGTGCCGATCAGGTGTCCGATGTTGCTCGTGAGGGTGTCGACAGGGGCGCCGTGCGCGTCGAGGGCGATGGCCGGGTAGCGGCCCTCGGGCGTGGTCACCCAGTAGGCGGCGCGGAAGCGTGAGCGAAGATCTGCGGCCCACGTACGGAGCTCGGCCGCGCCGGGTTCACCGAACGTGTCGAGCAGGTCGGCACCACGGATGGCGGCTTCGTAGGCGTAGCCCTGCACCTCGCTCAGCGCGATGGGGCCCTCGGCCAGGCGCCCGTCGCGCCACTGGATCGAGTCGCCAGAGTCCTTCCACCCCTGGTTCGCGAGGCCGTGGCCCGACTCGTCCGCATAGTCGATGAAGCCGCTGCCCGACGCGTCGCCGTGCACCGTCATCCAGGTGAGCGCCGCCCGAAGAGCCGGGAGCAATGCCCGCACCTCGCGCTCGGACATCCCCTCGGCATGGGCGTCGGCGAGCAGGCAGACCCAGAGCGGAGTCGCGTCGACGGTGCCGTAGTACAGCGGCGGCAGATGCACGCCCTCGTTGGGCAGCGAGAGGGCGCCGCTCCGCAGCTCGTGCGCGATCTTGCCCGGAGCCTCGGCCGTCGACGCATCGTGCGCGGTGCCCTGCAGGCGCGCCAGCACGCGCAGGGTGGAGGCCGCCATGTCGGGGTCGATCGCGAGCGCGAGCCGTGCGGCCCAGAGCGAGTCCCGTCCGAACAGCGTGAAGAACCAGGGCGCTCCGGCGGCGTAGAACGCGTCCTCCGGGTGCGCGGGCAGGGCGAGGCGGAGCGCGGAGAGATCCGCGGCCGCCTGCTTCATCCAGCGCGCCGCGCGCGAGTCGGCGGGAACGGTCGGCTGCGGCGCGCGCGACGGCAGCGCGGCGGTGACGACGAGGGAGGGGTCGTCGAGGTCAACCGTCCAGACCACGGCGGCAGAGCCTCGCGGTGGGACCACCACATCCCACCGCAGCACCAGGGCGTCTCCGTCCTCGGCCACCGTGGCCTCGGGGGCGGTGAGCGCGAACGACGCCTCTCCCGCGCGGCAGACGGATCCGTCCCAGGTCCAGGCCGCATCGGCGGCGAGCCCGGCCTTGACCTGCTGCATCGGCGCGAAGCCCGGGACCATGCGCACGGTGAGGGTCATCGGAACCGGGGTGCCGAGGTGCGACGCGACCGTGATCCGCTCGGAGAAGGCACCGGCGGCGACCCGCCGGTCGCGATCCATCCGCACCTTCGGATCGGCCGATTCGTCGTCGAGCCCGCGGAGCAGATCCGTCAGGAGCGCCTGCTGCGGCACCGGCGACGTGCATCCGATGGATTCGAGCGCGGTGCCGTCGACCGTGGTCTCGATGCTCCGGATGTGTCGCACGTCGCCGTGGTAGATGCCGTGGATCGGAGCGGTGCCCATGCGGCCGACATCGTCGGACCATGCCTGGGTCGGTGCCTCGAGCATGATCACGGCGTCGTCCAGCAGCGGCTGGAGGGGCGGGGTGGGGGTCATTCCTTGACGGCTCCTTCTGTGGAGTTCATGATGCGGCGCTGGAAGACGAAGAACATCACGGCGACGGGGATCGTCATGATGAGTGCGGCCGCCAGCTTGAGCGGGTACTGGGTGCCCTGGCTGAGTCCGCCGCTGGCCAGGGATGCGACGCCCTTGGTCAGGGTCGTCAGGGCGGGGTCGTTGGTGGACACGATGAAGTGGCTGAGCTCGTTCCAGGAGCCCTGGAACGACAGGATCACAATCGTCACGAGCGCCGGCGTCGCCATCGGCAGCACCACCGACCAGAACAGCCGGAACGTGCCGGCACCGTCGATGCGGGCCTGCTCCTCGACCGACTCGGGGATCGACTCGAAGAAGTTCTTCATGATGAACACCCCTGCCGCGTCGACGAGCAGCGGCAGGATCATCCCGGCATACGAGTTGAAGATGCCGAGCTGGTTGATCACGAGGAACTTGGGGATCAGCAGCACGACGGTCGGCACCGACATCACGGCGACCAGGGCGGCGAAGACGACACCCCGCCCGCGGAAGCGGAGTCGAGCCAGTGCGTACCCGGCGAGCGAGTTGAAGAACACGCGCCCGGCCGTGACGAAGATCGTCACGATCGCGCTGTTCACGAACCACGAGGGGAAGTCGGAGTTGCGGAACAGGCGCTCGTACGCGGCGAACGTCCACACGTCGGGGATGAGCGTGATCCCACTGGACGCGGCATCCTCATCGGTCTTGAAGCTCGTCGCGACCTGGATCAGGAAGGGATAGATGTAGATGACCGCGAGGATGATCAGCAGCGCGTAGAGCGCGATCTGCCAGGTCAGCTGCTTCGACGAGAGCCGCCTCATGACGAGGCTCCCTTCGACGAGGACGATGACGAGGACGCGTACGCGCGGATGCGACGCTTCGAGACCGGCCGATCACGCAGCACCCATCGCTGCAGGAGCGTGAAGATCACGATGATGACGAACAGGATGAACGCGATAGCCGCTCCCTGCCCC from Microbacterium sp. SY138 includes:
- the hutU gene encoding urocanate hydratase, which codes for MAESTASDTTASDTTASAAPVSGPRVVRAARGNQRTAKSWGAEAAKRMLMNNLDPEVAEHPEDLVVYGGTGKAARSWDAYDVIVRTLDELEPDETLLVQSGKPVGVFRTHEWAPRVLIANSNLVGDWATWPEFRKLEELGLIMYGQMTAGSWIYIGTQGILQGTYETFAAVARSLGRDSLRGTLTLTGGAGGMGGAQPLAVTMNDGVVLIVDVDESRLVRRVEHGYLDEYTTDLDAAVARVLAAKDAAEALSVGVVGNAAEVFPELRRRGVPIDIVTDQTSAHDPLAYLPLGIAVADWKAEAERDPEEFTRRSRASMAAHVEAMVAFQDAGAAVFDYGNSIRAEAQLGGFARAFEFPGFVPAYIRPQFEEGRGPFRWAALSGDPEDIYKTDRAIAELFPEDAALHRWLEKAGEKVHFEGLPARICWLGYKERHLAGLKFNEMVASGELSAPIVIGRDHLDSGSVASPYRETEAMKDGSDAIADWPLLNALLNTASGASWVSLHHGGGVGIGRSIHAGQVTVADGTQLAAEKLERVLTNDPGTGVMRHVDAGYEHAREVARERGLKVPML
- the hutI gene encoding imidazolonepropionase — its product is MATLITNIAELTTNVATGDDPTGTLTDAAVLIEGERIAWVGAAAEAPTADEVVDAGERAMTPGFVDSHSHLVFGGDRASEFEARMAGQKYAAGGIRSTVAATRAASDDELRARLRGFLDEMLAQGTTTVEIKSGYGLSVADEERLVRLAAEVTPEVTFLGAHVVPAEYADRADEYVDLVTGPMLDACAAYAKWIDVFCETGAFTVEQSRRVLEAGIARGLAPRVHASQLGPGEGVRLAVELGAASIDHGTYLTDADIDALAGSDTVLTLLPGVEFSTRQPYPDARRLIDAGVTVALACDTNPGSSFTSSMPFCIAVAVRDMGMTPAEAVWAATAGGAKALRRDDIGVIAPGARADLVLLDAPTRIHLAYRPGVPLVRTVWKDGRTIG
- a CDS encoding glycogen debranching N-terminal domain-containing protein, with the translated sequence MTPTPPLQPLLDDAVIMLEAPTQAWSDDVGRMGTAPIHGIYHGDVRHIRSIETTVDGTALESIGCTSPVPQQALLTDLLRGLDDESADPKVRMDRDRRVAAGAFSERITVASHLGTPVPMTLTVRMVPGFAPMQQVKAGLAADAAWTWDGSVCRAGEASFALTAPEATVAEDGDALVLRWDVVVPPRGSAAVVWTVDLDDPSLVVTAALPSRAPQPTVPADSRAARWMKQAAADLSALRLALPAHPEDAFYAAGAPWFFTLFGRDSLWAARLALAIDPDMAASTLRVLARLQGTAHDASTAEAPGKIAHELRSGALSLPNEGVHLPPLYYGTVDATPLWVCLLADAHAEGMSEREVRALLPALRAALTWMTVHGDASGSGFIDYADESGHGLANQGWKDSGDSIQWRDGRLAEGPIALSEVQGYAYEAAIRGADLLDTFGEPGAAELRTWAADLRSRFRAAYWVTTPEGRYPAIALDAHGAPVDTLTSNIGHLIGTGILDPEEEQACAALLTAPSMSSGYGIRTMSTEAAGYWPLSYHGGSVWAHDTAIAVHGMMRAGLDTDARMVAEQLLDLAEGFEYRVPELHAGDALVPGGAPLPYPAACRPQAWSAAAAVVVAQALG
- a CDS encoding carbohydrate ABC transporter permease, producing MRRLSSKQLTWQIALYALLIILAVIYIYPFLIQVATSFKTDEDAASSGITLIPDVWTFAAYERLFRNSDFPSWFVNSAIVTIFVTAGRVFFNSLAGYALARLRFRGRGVVFAALVAVMSVPTVVLLIPKFLVINQLGIFNSYAGMILPLLVDAAGVFIMKNFFESIPESVEEQARIDGAGTFRLFWSVVLPMATPALVTIVILSFQGSWNELSHFIVSTNDPALTTLTKGVASLASGGLSQGTQYPLKLAAALIMTIPVAVMFFVFQRRIMNSTEGAVKE